A genomic segment from Polyangium mundeleinium encodes:
- a CDS encoding AraC family transcriptional regulator gives MNRGMGRHTNAEEGLAGAASSSQRDPHERVRSLRAPEVTSTVHAGAIRHLSSVLEGAGLDPRPLLAEAGVGEIELVDPDQRVSMARYVALWRLAVPRFSKGSLGLTYGAAFEFDHGNLLTYMAAHAATLGEAVLQADRYRHLVHEMLLPVLDLEGGDARLRRALHPSIRRIGAMAESIAATWVKSLSIYIGEDFQPREVWFQHAAPRDLRPHDEAFRCPVRFEMPETRMIVDREELERPLRLANPRLRAYLEEQARTQLDSFPHENGLADRVRRLLVDELRGGAPSQDQIARRLALSPRTLQRRLKDEGVVFNDLLDEQRRALCDRYLQDRSLSIQEIAFLLGYTERSSFYRAFRRWTGRTPQELRKGDGDEAG, from the coding sequence ATGAACAGAGGGATGGGCAGGCACACGAACGCGGAGGAGGGGCTCGCAGGGGCGGCCTCGAGCAGCCAACGAGATCCGCACGAGCGCGTCCGCTCGCTCCGCGCGCCGGAGGTGACGAGCACGGTCCACGCAGGCGCCATCCGGCACCTGTCGAGCGTCCTCGAAGGCGCCGGCCTCGATCCTCGGCCGCTCCTCGCCGAGGCGGGCGTCGGGGAGATCGAGCTCGTGGATCCCGATCAGCGCGTCTCCATGGCGCGGTACGTGGCTTTGTGGCGCCTCGCGGTGCCTCGTTTTTCGAAAGGCTCGCTCGGGCTGACCTACGGCGCCGCCTTCGAGTTCGATCACGGAAACCTCCTCACGTACATGGCCGCGCACGCCGCCACGCTCGGCGAGGCCGTGCTGCAAGCCGACCGCTACCGGCACCTCGTCCACGAGATGCTGCTCCCTGTCCTCGACCTGGAGGGCGGCGACGCCCGTCTCCGCCGCGCGTTGCACCCCTCCATCCGCCGGATCGGCGCGATGGCGGAGTCGATCGCAGCGACCTGGGTGAAGAGCCTCAGCATCTACATCGGCGAGGACTTTCAGCCGCGTGAGGTCTGGTTCCAGCACGCCGCCCCGCGGGATCTTCGCCCCCACGACGAGGCGTTCCGCTGTCCGGTGCGCTTCGAGATGCCCGAGACACGGATGATCGTCGATCGCGAAGAGCTCGAAAGGCCGCTTCGCCTCGCCAACCCGCGTCTCCGCGCCTATCTGGAGGAGCAGGCCCGGACCCAGCTCGATAGCTTCCCGCACGAGAATGGCCTCGCCGATCGTGTGCGCCGCCTCCTCGTCGACGAGCTGCGCGGCGGCGCCCCGTCCCAGGATCAAATCGCCCGGCGCCTCGCCCTGAGCCCACGCACCTTGCAGCGCCGCCTCAAGGACGAGGGCGTCGTCTTCAACGATCTGCTCGACGAGCAGCGCCGCGCCCTCTGCGACCGTTATCTGCAGGACCGATCCCTCTCGATTCAGGAGATCGCCTTCCTCCTCGGCTACACGGAGCGGAGCAGCTTCTATCGCGCCTTCCGCCGCTGGACCGGCCGCACCCCGCAGGAGCTGCGCAAAGGCGACGGGGACGAGGCGGGGTGA
- a CDS encoding acyl-CoA dehydrogenase family protein yields the protein MNFDLTPDQKLLESTMASFLKKESPVTRFRALREDPVGYDKSLWKTMAELGWIGLAFPESAGGLGGSFVDVAILLEQFGAGLVPEPFVASVLSAGTAILRAGSAEQHEAYLAPLIAGDTTLALAWAERGGRYDPTWVETTATKKDDAYVLQGEKIFVQNGHAADVLVVSARTAGTPGDTDGISLFVLPRETEGLRVTPVNTMDGQKAAMITLAGVVVPAANRLGPEGAAAPVLDEIMDLGAAAACAEGLGVMRASLAMTVDYLKTREQFGMKIGTFQALQHRAVDMFIRTELAKSTSILASVKVSDPDPAERRFAVSAAKVELAICGRYVTQQALQLHGGIGITDEHDIGLYFKRMHVLNALFGDEEHHLARFAAQPAF from the coding sequence ATGAATTTCGACCTCACTCCGGACCAGAAGCTCCTCGAAAGCACCATGGCCTCCTTCCTCAAGAAGGAGTCCCCGGTGACGCGATTCCGTGCCCTCCGGGAAGACCCCGTCGGTTATGACAAGTCGCTCTGGAAGACGATGGCCGAGCTCGGCTGGATCGGGCTCGCGTTCCCCGAATCCGCGGGCGGCCTCGGCGGCTCGTTCGTGGACGTCGCGATCCTCCTCGAACAGTTCGGCGCGGGTCTCGTCCCCGAGCCCTTCGTCGCGTCCGTGCTCTCCGCGGGCACGGCCATCCTGCGCGCGGGCAGCGCCGAGCAACACGAGGCTTACCTCGCGCCGCTCATCGCCGGGGACACGACGCTCGCCCTCGCCTGGGCCGAGCGCGGCGGCCGTTACGATCCGACGTGGGTCGAGACGACGGCCACGAAAAAGGACGACGCTTACGTGCTCCAGGGCGAGAAGATTTTCGTCCAGAATGGCCACGCGGCGGATGTCCTCGTCGTCTCGGCCCGCACCGCGGGCACTCCGGGCGATACCGACGGCATCTCGCTCTTCGTGCTCCCGCGGGAGACCGAGGGCCTCCGCGTCACGCCGGTGAACACGATGGATGGGCAAAAAGCCGCGATGATCACGCTCGCCGGCGTGGTCGTTCCGGCGGCGAATCGGCTCGGGCCCGAGGGCGCGGCGGCGCCCGTGCTCGACGAAATCATGGACCTCGGCGCGGCGGCGGCGTGCGCGGAGGGGCTCGGCGTCATGCGCGCCTCGCTCGCGATGACCGTCGACTACTTGAAGACGCGCGAGCAATTCGGCATGAAGATCGGCACGTTCCAGGCCTTGCAGCACCGCGCCGTCGATATGTTCATCCGCACCGAGCTCGCGAAGAGCACCTCGATCCTCGCGAGCGTCAAGGTCTCGGACCCCGATCCGGCGGAGCGCCGCTTCGCCGTCAGCGCGGCCAAGGTCGAGCTCGCCATTTGCGGGCGTTACGTCACGCAACAAGCCCTCCAGCTCCACGGTGGAATCGGGATCACGGACGAGCACGATATTGGGCTGTATTTCAAGCGCATGCACGTCCTGAACGCCCTCTTCGGCGACGAGGAGCATCACCTCGCCCGATTCGCGGCGCAGCCCGCGTTCTGA
- a CDS encoding GNAT family N-acetyltransferase encodes MTLSAPVLVRPATREDVSALGRMGAALVRFHHSLDPLRFFAVGDERGYGAFLAAELGRQGSVVLVAEARGEDGAAQVIGYTWGRLEERDWTLLLDACGVLHDIYVEPEARRLGAGRALCEGMIQRLSELGAPRVVLATASKNEAGQKLFASLGFRATMIEMTRERSSE; translated from the coding sequence ATGACGCTCTCTGCGCCCGTTCTCGTTCGCCCGGCGACACGCGAGGATGTCTCCGCCCTCGGCCGCATGGGCGCGGCGCTCGTCCGGTTTCATCATTCGCTCGATCCGCTCCGGTTTTTCGCCGTGGGCGACGAGCGAGGATACGGGGCCTTTCTCGCGGCCGAGCTCGGCCGGCAGGGCTCGGTCGTGCTCGTGGCCGAGGCCCGGGGCGAGGACGGCGCGGCGCAGGTGATCGGGTATACCTGGGGTCGCCTCGAAGAGCGCGACTGGACGCTGCTGCTCGACGCTTGTGGCGTCCTGCACGACATTTACGTGGAGCCGGAGGCGCGGCGGCTCGGCGCGGGGCGCGCGCTCTGCGAGGGGATGATTCAGAGGCTATCGGAGCTCGGCGCGCCGCGCGTCGTGCTCGCGACGGCTTCGAAGAACGAGGCGGGGCAGAAGCTCTTTGCGTCGCTCGGGTTTCGCGCGACGATGATCGAGATGACGCGCGAGCGATCGTCGGAATGA
- a CDS encoding beta-propeller domain-containing protein — translation MIKHARSAWWLFASLLPLTAAGYGCSGTTDVRTPTTAEARGTLQQAQSCADLEQMLKQDAIAKMNAQIDAIIAEIEANGGYWGYPDYGWEDGGSVSVGSGGEVPPSPAPGTGGSGGSTGGSGTGGASNGGGDGTGTPPEHSETNTQVAGVDEADILKTDGNYIYLLHGQSLQVLKSFPASDLAINTTTEIEGNPIEMFVTDDQLVIYSQVDGTQLYTDAGVEPRSPYYDYYGGGVAYDGYYNPYYAPLTKITVLGLDAGQTTGVQKEVYFEGNYASSRRVAKHVRTVLSGGQHGPALSYYPDLGDSNPQTVAEWTAAFEDLRFKNALAIYGSTLNDWLPYRFEKSNGAVSLIPPSCGSYYVPSQGSTAYGLVQVESFALDNLQAPLAETSIVSAVHTVYSNADSLYLAAQAWKDPGLNWSLPVEAVDTSETFVHKFDLATNPAQPAYVATGAVPGYVKNQFSLDEKDGLLRIATTRQLASQTDWTSSNSVYVLGESEGELVQVGAVTDLAPGEQIYSTRFIGNRGYVVTFRQVDPLFVIDLSTPTAPAVLSELKIPGFSEYMHPIDDNHLLTIGQDATNEGQILGLALQVFDVTNPGAPALMHKYTFSGSESGYSEASYNHKAFNWYGPKNLLAFPFSGWNPNTGEMKSSLELFDVTLDAGIQKRGSIDHTTFFQADPYGYCNGYYGVDVRRGVFIDDYVYAVSYGGVTASHVNSPETLVSSVALAQPAQPYGYCGF, via the coding sequence ATGATCAAACACGCTCGCTCCGCCTGGTGGCTCTTCGCTTCGCTCCTCCCCCTCACCGCGGCCGGTTATGGCTGCAGCGGCACAACCGATGTGCGCACGCCGACGACGGCTGAAGCGCGCGGCACGCTGCAGCAGGCCCAGAGCTGCGCGGATCTCGAGCAGATGCTGAAGCAAGACGCCATCGCGAAGATGAACGCGCAGATCGACGCGATCATCGCCGAGATCGAGGCCAACGGCGGGTACTGGGGCTACCCCGATTACGGCTGGGAGGACGGCGGCAGCGTTTCGGTGGGCTCGGGCGGCGAAGTCCCCCCCTCCCCGGCGCCCGGCACCGGCGGATCGGGCGGCAGCACGGGCGGCTCGGGCACCGGCGGCGCGTCGAACGGCGGCGGCGACGGGACGGGCACGCCCCCCGAGCATTCCGAAACGAACACGCAGGTCGCGGGCGTCGACGAGGCCGACATCCTCAAGACGGACGGCAATTACATCTACCTCCTCCACGGGCAGAGCCTCCAGGTCCTGAAGTCCTTCCCCGCTTCGGATCTCGCGATCAACACGACCACCGAGATCGAGGGCAACCCGATCGAGATGTTCGTGACCGACGACCAGCTCGTCATCTACTCGCAGGTCGACGGCACGCAGCTCTACACGGACGCGGGCGTGGAGCCGCGCTCGCCGTATTACGATTATTACGGCGGCGGCGTGGCGTACGACGGGTATTACAACCCGTACTACGCGCCGCTCACGAAGATCACGGTCCTCGGCCTCGACGCCGGGCAGACGACGGGCGTGCAGAAGGAGGTCTATTTCGAGGGCAACTATGCCTCCTCGCGCCGCGTGGCCAAGCACGTGCGCACGGTCCTCTCCGGCGGCCAGCACGGCCCCGCGCTGAGCTACTACCCCGACCTCGGCGACAGCAACCCGCAGACGGTCGCGGAGTGGACGGCGGCGTTCGAGGACCTCCGCTTCAAGAACGCGCTCGCGATTTACGGCTCGACGCTCAACGACTGGCTGCCCTACCGCTTCGAGAAGAGCAACGGCGCCGTGTCGCTCATCCCGCCGAGCTGCGGCTCCTATTACGTGCCCAGCCAGGGCTCCACGGCGTACGGCCTCGTGCAGGTCGAGTCGTTCGCCCTCGACAACCTCCAGGCGCCCCTCGCCGAGACGAGCATCGTCAGCGCCGTGCACACCGTGTATTCGAACGCGGACTCCCTTTACCTGGCGGCGCAGGCCTGGAAGGACCCGGGGCTCAACTGGAGCCTGCCCGTCGAGGCGGTCGACACCAGCGAGACGTTCGTGCACAAGTTCGACCTCGCGACGAACCCGGCGCAGCCGGCCTACGTCGCGACGGGTGCGGTGCCCGGCTACGTGAAGAACCAGTTCTCGCTCGACGAGAAGGACGGCCTGCTCCGCATTGCGACGACGCGGCAGCTCGCCTCGCAGACGGACTGGACGAGCTCGAACAGCGTCTACGTCCTCGGCGAGAGCGAGGGCGAGCTCGTGCAGGTCGGCGCCGTCACGGACCTCGCCCCCGGCGAGCAGATCTATTCGACGCGCTTCATCGGCAACCGCGGGTATGTCGTGACGTTCCGCCAGGTCGACCCGCTCTTCGTGATCGACCTCTCGACGCCCACGGCCCCGGCCGTCCTCTCCGAGCTCAAGATCCCGGGCTTCAGCGAGTACATGCACCCGATCGACGACAACCACCTGCTCACGATCGGCCAGGACGCCACGAATGAAGGCCAGATCCTCGGTCTCGCGCTGCAGGTCTTCGACGTGACGAATCCGGGGGCGCCGGCGCTGATGCACAAGTACACGTTCTCGGGCTCGGAGTCGGGTTACTCCGAGGCGTCGTACAACCACAAGGCGTTCAACTGGTATGGCCCGAAGAACCTGCTCGCGTTCCCCTTCAGCGGCTGGAACCCGAACACGGGTGAGATGAAGAGCTCGCTCGAGCTCTTCGACGTGACGCTCGACGCCGGCATCCAGAAGCGCGGCTCGATCGACCACACGACCTTCTTCCAGGCCGATCCGTACGGCTACTGCAATGGCTACTACGGCGTCGACGTTCGCCGCGGCGTGTTCATCGACGATTACGTGTACGCCGTCTCGTACGGCGGCGTGACCGCGAGCCACGTGAACAGCCCCGAGACGCTCGTCTCCTCCGTCGCCCTGGCCCAGCCGGCCCAGCCCTACGGCTACTGCGGGTTCTGA
- a CDS encoding STAS domain-containing protein → MSVSFDMQKGMVACGGHPSVIMWTETTVAGLMLGLSRMVGVERFNLALQSGGRDSVDGDWAHIATFPTFEEGFASLAVIAAAAGWGLWEIVSLDREREIGRFRCKNGWEATYQRALSVCWGSGMMGGKFSGFCARLFGSNCWAQQITFQARGDEADEFIVRPSDRTVEGDLERLLAADAATRADLAVALERLRLEVEERRTTEDALRRTEKENAFLIEQQERTITALSTPIIQVWEGILTLPIVGQVSGARATTIMQALLHEIVQRSAHFAILDLTGVDTLDAETADHLLRIVRAAELLGARAIVSGIRPKVAQTIVELGVDLSGLTTVADLEEGLKTALRSMGVRAPSPSLSSSQR, encoded by the coding sequence GTGTCCGTGTCCTTCGACATGCAGAAGGGCATGGTGGCATGTGGCGGCCATCCGTCCGTGATCATGTGGACCGAGACGACCGTCGCCGGCCTCATGCTCGGCCTTTCACGGATGGTGGGCGTCGAGCGATTCAACCTCGCGCTGCAGAGCGGCGGGCGCGACAGCGTCGACGGGGACTGGGCGCACATCGCCACGTTCCCCACGTTCGAGGAGGGGTTTGCCTCCCTCGCGGTCATCGCGGCGGCGGCGGGCTGGGGGTTATGGGAGATCGTCTCGCTGGATCGCGAGCGCGAGATCGGGCGATTCCGCTGCAAGAACGGCTGGGAGGCGACGTACCAGCGCGCGCTCTCCGTGTGCTGGGGCTCGGGCATGATGGGCGGCAAGTTCTCCGGCTTCTGCGCGCGCCTCTTCGGCTCGAATTGCTGGGCGCAGCAGATCACGTTCCAGGCCCGCGGCGATGAGGCGGACGAGTTCATCGTGCGCCCCTCGGATCGCACCGTGGAGGGCGATCTCGAGCGCCTCCTCGCCGCGGACGCGGCCACGCGGGCGGATCTCGCGGTCGCGCTGGAGCGGCTCCGCCTGGAGGTCGAGGAGCGCCGCACGACCGAGGACGCGCTCCGCCGGACCGAAAAAGAGAATGCCTTCCTGATCGAGCAGCAGGAGAGGACGATCACGGCGCTCTCGACCCCGATCATCCAGGTATGGGAGGGCATCTTGACGTTGCCGATCGTCGGTCAGGTGAGCGGGGCGCGCGCGACGACCATCATGCAGGCGCTCCTGCACGAGATCGTCCAGCGCAGCGCGCATTTCGCGATCCTCGATCTGACGGGCGTCGACACGCTCGACGCCGAGACGGCCGATCACCTCCTGCGTATCGTGCGCGCCGCGGAGCTGCTCGGGGCGCGCGCGATCGTCAGCGGCATTCGGCCCAAGGTCGCGCAGACCATCGTGGAGCTCGGCGTTGATCTCTCGGGGCTGACGACGGTCGCCGACCTCGAAGAGGGCCTGAAGACGGCGCTCCGATCGATGGGCGTGCGCGCGCCGAGCCCGAGCCTGTCCTCTTCGCAGCGGTAA
- a CDS encoding acyl-CoA dehydrogenase family protein, with protein MQSTARIPDDFGYGEEQALLRREAKKLLESSCKTEDVRRWTETPAGFDEGLWARAAEAGWLGLVVPAAHGGSEMSMTSLAVLMEEMGRVLVPLPFVGTLFATLVLREAASEDEKARWLPQIAEGKVRAAVGAEERRGGWDFAHVEATARREGERILLSGEKELVVDAPSAKLLLVTATEPEGPSLFALPAASPGVTVSADQLVDATRRSGAVRFENVVVSDADRIGAKGEAVSILGRVMPRMWTALAAEMVGGADRLLGMTTEYAKIRQQFGRPIGAFQAVKFPLVDLLARIELSRSLVYRAAAAIDHAPAQAEKLARMAKAHASDTYTFAAAKAVQLHGGIGFTWECDVQLYFKRAQWSRAALGDAAHHRKRIAEMVLEG; from the coding sequence ATGCAAAGCACCGCTCGGATCCCCGACGATTTCGGGTATGGCGAGGAGCAGGCGCTCCTCCGGCGCGAAGCAAAGAAGCTGCTCGAGAGCTCCTGCAAGACGGAGGACGTGCGGCGGTGGACGGAGACGCCCGCGGGCTTCGACGAGGGGCTGTGGGCGCGGGCGGCCGAGGCGGGCTGGCTCGGCCTCGTGGTGCCCGCGGCGCACGGCGGGAGCGAGATGTCGATGACGAGCCTCGCCGTGCTGATGGAGGAAATGGGCCGCGTGCTCGTGCCCTTGCCGTTTGTTGGGACGCTCTTCGCGACACTCGTCCTTCGGGAGGCGGCGAGCGAGGACGAGAAGGCGCGCTGGCTCCCGCAGATCGCGGAGGGCAAGGTCCGCGCGGCCGTGGGAGCAGAGGAGCGGCGCGGCGGCTGGGATTTCGCGCACGTCGAGGCCACGGCGCGTCGCGAGGGAGAGCGGATCCTGCTCTCGGGCGAGAAGGAGCTCGTCGTGGATGCGCCGAGCGCGAAGCTCTTGCTCGTGACGGCGACCGAGCCCGAGGGGCCGAGCCTGTTCGCTCTGCCGGCCGCGTCGCCAGGCGTGACGGTGTCGGCGGACCAACTCGTCGATGCGACGCGGCGGAGCGGGGCCGTGCGGTTCGAGAACGTGGTTGTGAGCGACGCGGATCGCATCGGCGCGAAGGGGGAGGCGGTGTCGATCCTCGGTCGGGTGATGCCGCGGATGTGGACGGCGCTCGCGGCGGAGATGGTGGGCGGCGCGGATCGGCTGCTCGGCATGACGACCGAATACGCGAAGATCCGGCAGCAGTTCGGGCGGCCGATCGGCGCGTTCCAGGCGGTGAAGTTCCCGCTCGTCGATCTGCTCGCCCGGATCGAGCTCTCGCGGTCGCTCGTGTATCGCGCGGCGGCGGCGATCGATCACGCGCCCGCGCAAGCCGAGAAGCTCGCGCGCATGGCGAAGGCGCACGCGTCGGACACGTACACGTTCGCGGCGGCGAAGGCTGTGCAGCTTCACGGCGGCATCGGTTTTACCTGGGAGTGCGACGTCCAGCTTTATTTCAAGCGCGCCCAGTGGAGCCGCGCGGCGCTCGGGGACGCCGCGCATCATCGGAAGCGCATCGCGGAGATGGTGCTCGAAGGCTAG
- a CDS encoding acyl-CoA dehydrogenase family protein has product MDLSFTPEQIAFRDEVRAWIREAMPPRIREIAAVDGHFEHDEIMEWHRILAGKGWVAPHWPAEWGGAKLDVTRRFILTEELELAGAPALSPFGLMMVGPLILQFGSDAQRKRFLPKILAGEEVWCQGYSEPNAGSDLASLKLSAEPDGNGNYVLNGQKTWTTYAQYADWIFVLARTDKSAKKQSGISFFLVDMKTPGVTARPTLTIAGTPAFCDTFFENVVVPAENLVGPLHGGWTLAKALLGHERTYIAAVGLSTRTLRRVKQIAAATKERGVPLVDVPAWRARIARMEIELWALRMANYRAIASAELGHAPGAESSILKIRGSEIMQQMYELAMDVMGHDALSWHNTPGTIPEAEASVPPQFNYARAASIYGGSNEIQKNVIAKAILGLPS; this is encoded by the coding sequence ATGGACCTGTCCTTCACCCCTGAGCAGATCGCCTTCCGCGACGAGGTCCGCGCGTGGATCCGGGAGGCCATGCCTCCGCGCATCCGCGAGATAGCGGCCGTCGACGGGCATTTCGAGCACGATGAGATCATGGAGTGGCACCGCATCCTCGCCGGGAAGGGATGGGTCGCGCCCCATTGGCCCGCGGAATGGGGCGGCGCCAAGCTCGACGTCACGCGCCGCTTCATCCTGACGGAGGAGCTCGAGCTCGCCGGCGCCCCGGCGCTCTCCCCGTTCGGCCTCATGATGGTCGGCCCGCTCATTCTCCAGTTCGGCAGCGACGCGCAGCGGAAGCGCTTCTTGCCGAAGATCCTCGCGGGCGAGGAGGTCTGGTGCCAGGGCTATTCGGAGCCGAACGCCGGCAGCGACCTCGCCTCGCTCAAGCTCTCGGCCGAGCCCGACGGCAACGGCAACTACGTGCTCAATGGGCAAAAGACCTGGACGACGTACGCGCAGTACGCCGACTGGATCTTCGTGCTCGCGCGGACCGACAAGAGCGCGAAGAAACAATCGGGCATCAGCTTTTTCCTCGTCGACATGAAGACGCCCGGGGTCACGGCGCGGCCCACGCTCACGATCGCCGGAACGCCGGCGTTTTGTGACACGTTCTTCGAGAACGTCGTGGTCCCCGCGGAGAACCTCGTCGGTCCGCTGCACGGCGGCTGGACGCTGGCGAAGGCGCTGCTCGGCCACGAGCGCACGTACATCGCGGCGGTGGGGTTGTCGACGCGGACGCTCCGGCGCGTGAAGCAGATCGCGGCGGCGACGAAGGAGCGGGGCGTGCCGCTCGTCGACGTGCCGGCGTGGCGCGCGCGGATCGCCCGGATGGAGATCGAGCTTTGGGCGCTCCGGATGGCGAACTACCGGGCGATTGCGTCGGCCGAGCTCGGCCACGCGCCGGGGGCCGAGTCGAGCATCCTGAAGATTCGCGGCAGCGAGATCATGCAGCAGATGTACGAGCTCGCGATGGACGTGATGGGGCACGATGCGCTCTCCTGGCACAACACGCCGGGCACGATCCCCGAGGCCGAGGCCTCGGTCCCCCCGCAGTTCAATTACGCGCGCGCGGCCAGCATCTATGGCGGCAGCAACGAGATCCAGAAGAACGTCATCGCCAAAGCCATCCTCGGCCTGCCGAGCTGA
- a CDS encoding DUF4304 domain-containing protein translates to MDKKTVETLFGKALAPRGFKKKGTTWYREAQGLLQVVNLQKSSWGASFYVNLAFVPEGMSVEGMPRPKEYQCPIRIRLTSAYPDKKALIERLLRYEDVEMSDEQRTAGIEGMFHDMVLPFMDRLQTVDDLKRAIEGGTFHNASVILVARKHLGLPPP, encoded by the coding sequence ATGGACAAGAAGACCGTAGAAACATTGTTCGGCAAAGCGCTCGCACCGCGAGGATTCAAGAAGAAGGGCACTACGTGGTACCGAGAGGCACAAGGACTTCTGCAGGTCGTGAACCTGCAGAAGTCCTCCTGGGGAGCGTCGTTCTACGTGAATTTGGCTTTCGTCCCGGAGGGAATGAGCGTCGAGGGCATGCCCAGGCCAAAGGAGTACCAGTGCCCCATCCGCATCAGATTGACGTCGGCCTATCCGGACAAGAAGGCGCTGATCGAGAGGCTTCTCCGATACGAGGATGTCGAAATGTCTGACGAGCAGCGCACCGCAGGGATTGAGGGGATGTTCCACGACATGGTCCTGCCGTTCATGGATCGTCTCCAAACGGTGGACGATTTGAAACGGGCCATCGAGGGCGGAACGTTCCACAACGCTTCGGTCATCCTTGTTGCAAGGAAACACCTCGGCTTGCCCCCGCCATAG
- a CDS encoding acyl-CoA dehydrogenase family protein, translated as MDPTRDTAEKRDLRERARAFFQENRPSDPGFKLPQTFLEVESEAQFLWLKAWQKQVYGAGLLGVEWPTAYGGKGLPSGSQRVVAEEMGRAGVPFIVNRIGLDWAGPTILAVGTEEQKQRYLRNILSCDEVWCQGFSEPGAGSDLASLRTSAVRQGDHYIVNGHKVWTTQALWADFMILLARTDPSAPKHAGISYFLFPMKSKGVSVRPLVKMTGEGGFNQVLFEDALVPASCLLAGEGDGWRLAVMTLAFERGASEGSATGGALAAGGEVARLVALAKEVSRDGRPASEDPVMRDRIAELAIEEEALLASALRARVPGLVEERPLALPFLGKLVSTEFGQRVAAVGQELEGPLAQYAFGAERAAGGGHFQRAYMNSFGFTIGGGTSEIQRNLVGERILGLPKST; from the coding sequence ATGGACCCGACCCGAGACACCGCCGAGAAGCGTGACCTGCGCGAGCGGGCGCGAGCGTTTTTTCAGGAAAACCGCCCCTCCGATCCGGGGTTCAAGCTCCCGCAGACGTTCCTGGAGGTCGAGTCCGAAGCGCAATTCCTGTGGCTCAAAGCCTGGCAAAAGCAGGTGTATGGCGCAGGGCTGCTCGGCGTCGAGTGGCCCACGGCGTATGGCGGAAAGGGGCTACCGTCCGGGTCGCAGCGCGTCGTGGCCGAGGAGATGGGGCGCGCCGGCGTGCCGTTCATCGTGAACCGCATCGGCCTCGACTGGGCAGGCCCGACGATCCTCGCGGTGGGTACGGAGGAGCAGAAGCAGCGCTACCTGCGGAACATTCTCTCCTGCGACGAGGTGTGGTGCCAGGGCTTCAGCGAGCCCGGCGCCGGGAGTGATCTCGCGAGCCTGCGCACGAGCGCCGTTCGGCAGGGCGATCATTACATCGTCAATGGCCACAAGGTGTGGACGACGCAGGCGCTCTGGGCCGATTTCATGATCCTGCTCGCGCGCACGGACCCGAGCGCGCCGAAGCACGCGGGGATCAGCTATTTCCTGTTCCCCATGAAATCGAAGGGCGTCTCGGTGCGGCCGCTCGTGAAGATGACGGGCGAGGGTGGCTTCAACCAGGTGCTCTTCGAGGACGCCCTTGTCCCGGCCTCGTGTCTGCTCGCCGGGGAAGGGGACGGATGGCGCCTCGCGGTCATGACGCTTGCGTTCGAGCGTGGCGCGTCCGAGGGAAGCGCGACGGGCGGGGCGCTCGCGGCGGGCGGGGAAGTCGCGCGGCTCGTCGCGCTGGCAAAGGAAGTTTCTCGGGATGGACGCCCCGCGAGTGAGGACCCCGTGATGCGGGATCGTATTGCGGAGCTGGCGATCGAGGAGGAGGCGCTTTTGGCGTCGGCGCTCCGGGCGCGTGTCCCCGGGCTCGTCGAGGAGCGCCCACTCGCGCTTCCGTTCCTGGGCAAACTCGTGTCGACCGAGTTCGGGCAGCGGGTCGCGGCGGTCGGCCAGGAGCTCGAAGGGCCGCTCGCGCAATATGCGTTCGGCGCCGAGCGCGCGGCGGGCGGGGGCCATTTTCAGCGGGCGTACATGAACAGCTTCGGCTTCACCATCGGCGGCGGGACGAGCGAGATTCAGCGAAACCTGGTGGGCGAGCGGATCCTCGGCCTGCCGAAGAGCACTTGA